Proteins from a genomic interval of Rhodopseudomonas julia:
- a CDS encoding universal stress protein, which produces MSSRYPLGTIMIHLPTVDVIPRLMNVAVPIARDHSAHIVGLHLIPRIPPDVVDPLGGEWLSMQMERDNQLAEEVGAAFNRAAAAETISNSWLQLDARDVNATQLACRTCRNADLVVTAQASEELPSYYRPEDLVLGAGRPVLVVPTSGNYTDVGHTVLIAWNGSREAARAAFDALPLIQKGAKVHILCVEAGHNEPGKGLVPGDALARTLSRHGLDVENMTSRPDRTSVGGEILNRASDLGADLIVMGCYGHSRLRETVFGGATQSIMDQMTVPILMSH; this is translated from the coding sequence GTGAGCAGCCGTTATCCTCTCGGAACGATTATGATCCACCTCCCGACGGTGGATGTCATCCCGCGCCTCATGAACGTCGCGGTACCGATTGCGCGCGATCATTCTGCTCACATCGTCGGCCTGCATTTGATCCCGCGTATTCCGCCCGACGTCGTCGACCCCCTCGGTGGGGAATGGTTGTCGATGCAGATGGAACGCGACAACCAGCTGGCGGAAGAAGTCGGGGCGGCCTTCAATCGCGCGGCCGCTGCGGAAACGATCTCGAATTCCTGGCTTCAGCTCGATGCGCGCGACGTCAACGCCACCCAGCTCGCCTGCCGCACCTGCCGCAATGCAGATCTGGTGGTGACGGCGCAGGCCTCCGAAGAGCTCCCCTCCTATTACCGGCCGGAGGATCTGGTGCTCGGTGCGGGCCGGCCTGTCCTCGTCGTGCCGACCTCGGGCAATTACACCGATGTGGGTCATACGGTGCTGATCGCCTGGAACGGCAGTCGCGAGGCAGCCCGGGCGGCTTTCGACGCCCTTCCGCTCATCCAGAAGGGTGCCAAGGTCCACATCCTCTGTGTCGAGGCCGGCCATAACGAACCCGGCAAGGGATTGGTACCGGGCGACGCTCTGGCACGCACGCTTTCGCGTCACGGGCTCGACGTGGAAAACATGACGTCGCGGCCCGACCGCACCTCGGTCGGCGGAGAGATCCTGAACCGCGCCTCCGACCTCGGCGCGGATCTGATTGTCATGGGCTGCTACGGCCATTCGCGCCTGCGCGAGACCGTCTTCGGCGGCGCCACGCAATCGATCATGGACCAGATGACGGTCCCGATCTTGATGTCGCACTGA
- a CDS encoding Crp/Fnr family transcriptional regulator, with protein sequence MNASQLSELTRRSHRQVVEPGKTLLDAEQPTSTYSNVLAGVVKLSKMLPDGRQQIVGLQFAPDFVGRPFSPESSLKAEAVTSTVLCTFPRQLLERMISESPELEHKLYLQALDELDDARDLLLTLGRKTARERVATFLLMIARHSPHAEGSEDGGTGFELPLTRAEIADFLGLTIETVSRQLTKLKGSDVIRVEQNRRIRVPDMELLEAETGD encoded by the coding sequence TTGAACGCATCGCAGCTTTCGGAGCTGACCCGTCGCTCCCATAGACAGGTGGTCGAGCCGGGCAAGACCCTGCTCGATGCCGAACAGCCGACGTCCACCTATTCCAATGTGCTTGCGGGCGTTGTGAAGCTGTCAAAAATGCTGCCGGACGGTCGGCAGCAGATCGTCGGTCTCCAGTTTGCGCCAGATTTTGTCGGCCGGCCGTTCTCGCCGGAGAGTTCGCTCAAGGCCGAGGCGGTGACGAGCACGGTTCTGTGCACATTTCCCCGGCAGCTTCTGGAGCGGATGATCAGCGAATCACCGGAGCTGGAGCACAAGCTCTATCTTCAGGCGCTCGACGAACTCGATGATGCCCGCGATCTTCTCTTGACGCTCGGCCGCAAGACGGCGCGCGAACGTGTCGCGACGTTTCTTCTGATGATCGCCCGCCATTCTCCGCATGCGGAGGGCAGCGAGGATGGTGGCACCGGTTTCGAACTGCCGCTGACACGCGCCGAAATTGCCGATTTCCTCGGGCTCACCATTGAAACCGTAAGCCGGCAATTGACCAAGCTGAAGGGCTCCGACGTGATCCGCGTGGAACAGAATCGGCGCATTCGTGTCCCCGATATGGAGCTCCTCGAAGCGGAGACAGGCGACTGA